A stretch of the Mycobacteroides immunogenum genome encodes the following:
- a CDS encoding NAD-dependent epimerase/dehydratase family protein, with translation MGSRTLVTGASGYLGSTLVASLVRAGERVAIVQHPNDPATLPGELRPHVQTVYADITDARGVDEAMRDVSHVYHLAGIASPNSRLGHMIWQTNVLGTYHVARAALHHGVQRVVHVSSTAAIGYPPNGVVADEDFDPRDSVLDNVYSATKRAGERLMLDFVERGLDVVVVNPSAVFAPGSGPARSWQGLLVAARKGLLRVVPPGGTAVCSARDFSAGITAAMAKGDNGRRYILSTANLSYRQIGELLVAAVGRDHPVRSAPMGVFRTAGRGNRLLRDIAGRFDPDDVLAVENVELMAREVYYTPERAVRELGIPKVSTHELIAEFVR, from the coding sequence ATGGGTAGCCGGACATTGGTCACCGGGGCCTCCGGGTACCTGGGATCCACTCTGGTGGCATCGCTGGTGCGGGCGGGTGAGCGGGTCGCCATCGTGCAGCACCCGAACGATCCCGCCACGCTTCCCGGCGAGCTGCGCCCGCATGTGCAGACGGTCTACGCGGATATCACCGACGCGCGCGGTGTCGATGAGGCGATGCGGGACGTTTCTCACGTGTATCACCTTGCCGGCATTGCCTCACCGAATTCTCGCCTTGGGCACATGATTTGGCAGACGAATGTGTTGGGCACCTATCATGTGGCGCGCGCCGCGCTGCACCACGGTGTACAGCGCGTGGTGCACGTGTCATCCACCGCCGCCATCGGATACCCGCCCAATGGGGTGGTCGCGGACGAGGACTTCGATCCACGGGATTCGGTGCTGGACAACGTGTACTCGGCGACCAAGCGTGCGGGCGAGCGGCTGATGCTGGACTTCGTCGAACGCGGCCTCGACGTGGTAGTCGTCAATCCGTCCGCCGTGTTCGCACCCGGCTCCGGGCCCGCCCGGTCATGGCAGGGGCTGTTGGTCGCGGCACGCAAGGGTCTGCTGCGCGTGGTCCCTCCCGGTGGCACGGCGGTGTGCTCGGCGCGAGACTTCTCCGCCGGGATCACCGCGGCGATGGCCAAGGGGGACAACGGGCGCCGGTACATCCTGAGCACCGCCAATCTGTCCTACCGGCAGATCGGGGAGCTGCTGGTAGCCGCGGTGGGGCGCGATCACCCGGTGCGCTCGGCCCCCATGGGGGTGTTCCGGACGGCGGGCCGGGGTAACCGGCTGCTGCGGGACATCGCCGGACGCTTTGATCCCGATGATGTGCTGGCCGTCGAGAACGTCGAATTGATGGCCCGCGAGGTGTACTACACGCCCGAAAGGGCGGTGCGAGAACTGGGAATTCCCAAGGTCTCTACCCACGAATTGATAGCGGAGTTCGTACGATGA
- a CDS encoding fatty acid desaturase family protein: MTVESRQVQAGSKEALGISMADARSLVSDLTERRQWIYWLDLAACLTVGYTAFLLCPAQNLLSLPAVACIVVAVFAFYRAVLFVHELVHAEDDLRWFSVVWHVLCGIPFLAPKFTFEFHHEHHASRTYGTAEDGEYVTYASEPRWRIIMLPFTALGGPLAFVFRFLVLAPLSWLIPALRPVVLTRASSLMIDADFERPLPPEGTPRSWLVQEFACFAYTSALLVLLLLGFYSPYRLVEAYAVIALALFVNWLRVLVAHRYEGKSERMTFPEQVLDSIDHPSVPVLGSLWAPVGLRFHAVHHFFPQLPYHQLGEARRRLMAAIPPDAGYWSTEDRSLASSLRRLLAHPRKEAL; the protein is encoded by the coding sequence ATGACGGTCGAGTCGCGGCAGGTGCAGGCCGGCTCCAAGGAAGCCCTCGGCATATCGATGGCCGATGCGCGCTCACTGGTATCCGATCTGACTGAGCGCCGCCAATGGATCTACTGGCTGGACCTCGCCGCGTGCTTGACGGTCGGGTACACGGCCTTCCTGCTGTGCCCGGCCCAGAACCTGCTCTCGCTGCCGGCGGTGGCGTGCATTGTGGTGGCCGTGTTCGCGTTCTATCGTGCGGTGTTGTTCGTCCATGAGCTGGTGCATGCCGAAGACGACCTGCGGTGGTTCTCGGTGGTGTGGCACGTGCTGTGTGGAATACCTTTCTTGGCACCGAAATTCACCTTCGAGTTCCATCACGAACACCATGCCTCGCGCACCTACGGCACCGCGGAGGACGGCGAGTACGTCACCTATGCCAGCGAGCCGCGCTGGCGCATCATCATGTTGCCGTTCACCGCTTTGGGCGGGCCCTTGGCCTTCGTCTTCCGGTTCTTGGTGTTGGCGCCGCTGAGCTGGCTGATACCTGCCCTCCGCCCCGTGGTGCTGACGCGGGCCTCCTCGCTGATGATCGACGCCGATTTCGAGCGCCCGCTGCCGCCCGAGGGCACTCCGCGGTCTTGGCTGGTGCAGGAATTCGCTTGCTTCGCCTACACATCGGCGCTGCTGGTGCTGCTACTGCTGGGTTTCTACTCGCCCTACCGGCTGGTGGAGGCCTATGCGGTGATTGCCCTGGCGCTGTTCGTGAACTGGCTGCGGGTGCTGGTGGCCCACCGGTACGAGGGTAAGAGCGAGCGGATGACCTTCCCGGAGCAGGTTCTCGATTCGATCGATCACCCGTCGGTGCCCGTGTTGGGCTCGCTGTGGGCGCCGGTCGGTTTGCGTTTCCATGCGGTGCACCACTTCTTCCCGCAGTTGCCTTACCACCAGCTGGGCGAGGCGCGCCGCCGGCTCATGGCGGCGATCCCGCCCGACGCCGGGTACTGGTCCACCGAAGACCGTTCACTCGCCTCATCGTTGCGGCGGCTACTTGCCCACCCGCGAAAGGAGGCGCTATGA